A stretch of the Archangium violaceum genome encodes the following:
- the cobI gene encoding precorrin-2 C(20)-methyltransferase → MSGLLIGVGVGPGAPDLMTLRAVNTLRKADVIAIPRRSVYDESLAWRIAKENVGEVPGQERLFLTFPMTKDPERLRPAWEEAYAQLAPRLAAGKTVAFITEGDPLVYSTFIYLLAEVPHRFPGTRTEVVPAVSSITAVPAAVQVPVADGQERIAVLPATYGVEDLTRVLRDFDTVLLMKVSSVMAQVVEALEREGLLDRAVYVSRASTGQEKVVRDLRSIRNDKCDYFSMVMVAKKDRSGVLAGRFAQTQTAEVAR, encoded by the coding sequence ATGAGTGGCCTGTTGATTGGCGTGGGCGTGGGCCCGGGAGCGCCCGATCTGATGACGCTCCGGGCGGTGAACACGCTCCGGAAGGCGGACGTCATCGCCATTCCCCGGCGCTCGGTCTATGACGAGTCGCTCGCCTGGCGCATCGCCAAGGAGAACGTGGGCGAGGTGCCTGGGCAGGAGCGCCTCTTCCTCACCTTCCCGATGACGAAGGATCCGGAGCGGCTGCGGCCCGCCTGGGAGGAAGCGTACGCGCAGCTGGCCCCGCGGCTGGCGGCGGGCAAGACGGTGGCCTTCATCACGGAAGGAGACCCGCTCGTCTACAGCACCTTCATCTACCTCCTGGCGGAGGTTCCCCACCGGTTCCCCGGGACGCGCACCGAGGTGGTGCCCGCGGTCTCGTCGATCACGGCCGTGCCCGCGGCGGTGCAGGTGCCCGTGGCCGATGGTCAGGAGCGCATCGCCGTCCTGCCCGCCACCTACGGCGTGGAGGACCTCACCCGCGTGCTGCGTGACTTCGACACCGTGCTGCTGATGAAGGTGAGCTCGGTCATGGCGCAGGTGGTGGAGGCGCTCGAGCGCGAGGGTCTGCTCGATCGCGCCGTCTACGTGTCTCGCGCGTCCACCGGACAGGAGAAGGTGGTTCGCGACCTGCGCAGCATCCGCAACGACAAGTGCGACTACTTCTCCATGGTGATGGTGGCGAAGAAGGATCGCAGCGGCGTGCTCGCCGGCCGCTTCGCCCAGACCCAGACGGCGGAGGTGGCCCGGTGA